From Luteolibacter arcticus, one genomic window encodes:
- a CDS encoding Hcp family type VI secretion system effector has translation MTSLRTSRLSKTLALVPPAVALVAQHASGAFDAFIKIGDIVGESTDEKHAGWIELNSVEWNVSRSITAPTSGGSQREVSAPKVSELTLTKLLDRASPAIFLNVVGGTTAIPTVTVELQESGWEQAGVFYRLTLSNVLISSQKHVTADGEDRPKETVSLNFTRIKIEYFYEDAKGGLIPATPVQFDLSKGTAS, from the coding sequence ATGACCAGTCTTCGTACTTCCCGACTGTCCAAGACCTTGGCCTTGGTTCCTCCGGCGGTCGCCTTGGTGGCGCAACACGCGAGCGGTGCCTTCGATGCCTTCATCAAGATCGGCGACATCGTGGGCGAGTCCACCGATGAGAAGCACGCAGGTTGGATCGAGCTGAACTCGGTCGAGTGGAACGTCAGCCGCTCCATCACCGCGCCGACGAGCGGAGGGAGCCAGCGCGAAGTTTCCGCCCCGAAGGTCTCGGAGCTGACACTGACCAAGCTCCTCGACCGCGCGTCGCCCGCGATTTTCCTCAATGTGGTGGGCGGCACCACGGCGATCCCCACGGTGACCGTGGAATTGCAGGAGAGCGGCTGGGAGCAAGCCGGAGTCTTTTACCGGCTCACGCTTTCGAATGTTCTGATTTCCAGCCAGAAACACGTGACCGCGGACGGGGAGGACCGGCCGAAGGAGACCGTCTCGCTGAATTTCACGAGGATCAAAATCGAGTACTTCTACGAAGACGCGAAGGGAGGGCTCATCCCGGCCACGCCAGTGCAGTTTGATCTTTCGAAGGGAACCGCTTCCTGA
- a CDS encoding PH domain-containing protein: MSARDQQDWHYASRDGQRLGPVSIQELSALATRGEVGPTTLVWSYGYSDWIPAEQISDLLAAAREATPIAVPPPVPAATPVAGEEKEAIATPVTVSPVTAAAPEEPASPAAPALDLKPRKGSFICLRIVFGLIGWAVLGAITAAILAATENPPWPGAVVFVAGSILAVFASLVAYRKERYQILDSRVLCHSGGMVSDQTTELEIRNITHVKLVLPWLRYKFYGVGNVIVETAGNARPVVLRAIPEPEAVYEVLQERMKKHGYDLTRQQLLLEERPAMIGIIGECLGLAGGAVGLAIVGTPFIMGMSEAAQSPVFDLAAKVVIALVIIMLIAGVIVRFLDLQRRKYRVYNDVVVYEEGFLTRHNAFIPYENIADANTKSSFLDRLFGLYDVQVSCQGSGSDIKFRRLNNGIALSGAIDHLVVLARQKEKPAAKNAALGSQIRPRRAEPEAIPVGEAMVAELRMHAGRTLVPLLLIFPILPLWIVSMIQASIRLMSTQYSVRPGSVRHSYRFMTLHDREFAYDKITGVVVAQNLWDRMFGTLTLKFWSIGSGEPMVFAHVAANQIDMVALMRQAGIPAGTAEHYQAAASFGVFTWLRARLKFLPLLLLFAGGVIYAAIDIDPVLYYALLLPVLIIGIAVICAKLRYSRQRLVFHDHHIEAEQGIIAKRWYYVRYGNVKRTKVTRYPGVETGDLEIFVAGEEEIQQTGVQKKQGQRGLMKQCSFTSGFLPAVRDQGTLLDDILCGRVDPSPQAVAAEPLEVLLEARRSVGNAVFRLVLFSILLVVPIVLLPITIPLKVISARRWRYRIEAARIVLTSGVLYRSETSILLDRVDSLQQSQGPLNKIFKNGNVTIMTAGSSKPDLHIIDSPEYLPMYEVIRERSQ; encoded by the coding sequence ATGTCCGCGCGAGATCAACAGGATTGGCACTACGCCTCAAGGGATGGTCAACGGCTGGGGCCGGTTTCGATCCAGGAACTGAGCGCCTTGGCGACCCGGGGTGAGGTGGGACCCACCACCCTGGTGTGGAGCTATGGATACAGCGATTGGATCCCGGCCGAACAAATCTCGGATCTTCTGGCCGCCGCGCGGGAGGCTACGCCGATCGCGGTTCCACCGCCAGTTCCCGCTGCCACCCCGGTAGCCGGGGAGGAAAAGGAGGCAATCGCCACCCCGGTAACCGTGAGCCCGGTGACCGCTGCTGCCCCGGAGGAACCCGCATCGCCAGCCGCACCGGCCTTGGATCTCAAGCCGCGAAAAGGATCGTTCATCTGCCTCCGCATCGTGTTCGGGTTGATTGGTTGGGCGGTCCTCGGCGCGATCACGGCCGCGATCCTCGCGGCCACCGAAAATCCGCCGTGGCCCGGCGCGGTGGTATTCGTCGCGGGCAGCATCCTCGCGGTCTTCGCGAGCCTCGTGGCCTATCGCAAGGAACGCTACCAGATCCTCGACTCCCGCGTGCTCTGCCACAGCGGAGGTATGGTCAGCGACCAGACGACCGAGCTCGAGATCCGCAACATCACCCACGTAAAGCTCGTGCTGCCGTGGCTGCGCTACAAGTTCTACGGCGTCGGCAACGTCATCGTGGAAACCGCCGGCAATGCCCGGCCGGTGGTCCTGCGCGCCATCCCCGAGCCTGAGGCCGTCTATGAAGTCCTGCAGGAGCGGATGAAGAAGCACGGCTACGATCTCACCCGCCAACAGCTCTTGCTGGAGGAGCGGCCGGCGATGATCGGCATCATCGGCGAATGCCTCGGGCTGGCCGGGGGTGCGGTCGGGTTGGCCATTGTCGGCACGCCCTTCATCATGGGGATGAGCGAAGCCGCGCAGTCTCCCGTCTTCGATCTCGCGGCGAAAGTGGTCATCGCACTCGTCATCATCATGCTCATCGCCGGGGTCATCGTGCGCTTTCTCGATCTCCAGCGGCGGAAGTATCGCGTCTACAATGATGTCGTCGTTTATGAGGAAGGCTTCCTGACCCGTCACAACGCCTTCATCCCGTACGAGAACATTGCCGACGCGAACACCAAGAGTTCCTTTCTCGACCGGCTCTTCGGCCTCTACGATGTCCAAGTGAGCTGCCAGGGAAGCGGCTCGGACATCAAGTTCCGCCGTCTCAACAATGGCATCGCCCTCTCCGGCGCGATCGATCATCTCGTCGTCCTCGCCCGCCAGAAGGAAAAGCCAGCGGCAAAGAACGCGGCGCTAGGCTCGCAGATCCGCCCGCGCCGCGCCGAGCCCGAAGCGATTCCGGTCGGTGAGGCGATGGTCGCCGAGCTGCGCATGCACGCGGGCCGGACGCTTGTGCCGCTCTTGTTGATCTTCCCGATCCTGCCCCTTTGGATCGTGTCGATGATCCAGGCCTCGATCAGGCTGATGTCCACGCAGTACTCCGTGCGACCCGGCTCGGTGCGGCATTCCTACCGGTTCATGACGCTCCACGACCGGGAGTTCGCGTACGACAAGATCACCGGCGTCGTTGTCGCACAGAACCTCTGGGACCGGATGTTCGGGACGCTCACCTTGAAGTTCTGGTCGATCGGTTCCGGCGAGCCGATGGTGTTCGCCCACGTGGCTGCCAACCAGATCGACATGGTCGCGCTGATGAGGCAGGCAGGCATTCCTGCCGGGACCGCGGAGCACTATCAGGCCGCGGCTTCCTTCGGTGTGTTCACCTGGCTGCGTGCCCGCTTGAAATTCCTGCCGCTGCTGCTGCTCTTCGCCGGTGGCGTCATCTATGCGGCGATCGACATCGATCCAGTGCTCTACTACGCGCTGCTGTTGCCTGTGCTGATCATCGGGATCGCGGTCATTTGCGCGAAGCTCCGCTATTCCCGCCAGCGCCTCGTCTTCCACGACCACCACATCGAGGCGGAGCAAGGCATCATCGCCAAGCGCTGGTACTACGTGCGCTACGGTAACGTCAAACGCACCAAGGTCACCCGCTACCCCGGCGTCGAAACGGGAGACCTCGAGATCTTCGTGGCAGGCGAGGAAGAAATTCAACAAACCGGCGTCCAGAAGAAGCAAGGCCAGCGCGGCCTCATGAAGCAATGCTCATTCACCTCCGGCTTCCTGCCCGCGGTCCGCGACCAAGGAACGCTGCTGGATGACATCCTCTGCGGCCGCGTCGACCCCTCGCCGCAAGCGGTCGCCGCCGAACCGCTGGAGGTTTTGTTAGAAGCCCGTCGCTCGGTGGGCAACGCGGTGTTCAGGCTCGTCCTTTTCAGCATCCTGCTGGTGGTCCCGATCGTGCTGCTGCCCATCACCATCCCGCTGAAGGTGATCAGCGCAAGGCGATGGCGCTATCGCATCGAGGCCGCGCGCATCGTGCTGACTTCCGGCGTGCTCTACCGCAGCGAGACGAGCATCCTCCTCGATCGCGTCGATAGCCTCCAGCAAAGCCAGGGACCACTGAACAAGATCTTCA